In Deltaproteobacteria bacterium, a single window of DNA contains:
- a CDS encoding nucleotidyltransferase has protein sequence MARAIAAGFAQLRSNLEITGLQASTVSTRQTNVRAAVERRLTVLTSFLSGSYQRSTMIAPLKSADIDIFVILDPEYFSKFTPAGLLDKVRTILLETYPETPKISRNGQAVTITFTDFTVDVVPGFHRRGGGYLIPDSTSGGWLSTDPTVHDSKLAEANRLHTGDLVPLVKMIKGWNRVINDAFVGFYLELMTQNILTGVKISDFPSGVRFVFDKGREKIRYKVADPAGYGGHVNPLNGVRTVDDAVSRFSTACDRAIRAEEFEANGRTDAAFGEWRKIFGDYYPAYG, from the coding sequence ATGGCAAGAGCGATCGCGGCCGGCTTCGCGCAGCTCCGGTCGAATCTGGAGATAACTGGCCTTCAGGCTTCCACGGTGTCGACCCGCCAGACCAATGTTCGTGCGGCCGTCGAGCGGAGGTTGACCGTTCTCACGTCGTTCCTTTCTGGCTCTTACCAGCGATCCACGATGATTGCGCCTCTGAAGTCCGCAGATATCGACATCTTCGTGATCTTGGATCCCGAGTACTTCAGCAAGTTCACGCCTGCAGGGCTGTTGGACAAGGTCCGTACTATCCTGCTCGAAACCTATCCCGAGACTCCCAAGATCAGCCGAAACGGACAGGCCGTTACTATCACCTTCACCGATTTCACAGTCGATGTTGTTCCCGGTTTCCATCGAAGGGGCGGTGGCTATCTGATTCCTGATTCCACCTCAGGCGGATGGCTATCAACTGACCCGACTGTTCACGACTCGAAGCTCGCGGAGGCGAACCGTCTGCACACGGGCGATCTCGTGCCTCTCGTGAAGATGATCAAAGGTTGGAACAGGGTGATAAACGATGCCTTTGTGGGGTTCTATCTGGAACTCATGACCCAGAACATCCTCACCGGGGTAAAGATATCGGACTTTCCCAGCGGAGTCCGGTTCGTGTTCGACAAGGGTCGCGAGAAGATCCGATACAAGGTCGCAGATCCTGCTGGATACGGTGGCCACGTGAACCCGCTGAACGGCGTGCGCACCGTAGATGACGCCGTGAGCAGATTCTCGACCGCTTGCGATCGCGCCATAAGGGCCGAGGAGTTCGAAGCCAACGGTCGTACTGATGCGGCATTCGGCGAGTGGAGGAAGATCTTCGGTGACTACTACCCAGCATATGGATGA
- a CDS encoding isopenicillin N synthase family oxygenase codes for MADGFSQVPIIDIGALVAERGDSRNVATQIAQACRECGFFYIVGHGVDEELQRRLEKLSRKFFAQDIETKMQIRMALGGRAWRGYFPVGDELTSGQPDRKEGIYFGAELEDDHPLVRAGTPMHGRNLFPDIPLLRETVLAYIAAMTRLGHSLMAGIALSLGLDECYFADRYTADPLILFRIFNYPPLRADESAWSVGEHSDYGVLTILKQDNAGGLQVKSQSRWIDAPPVPGSLVCNIGDMLDRMTGGRYRSTPHRVHNQSGRDRLSFPFFFDPNFNVEVKPIELDGAVPDDKDERWDRASVHEFRGTYGDYVLSKVAKVFPELRRAVL; via the coding sequence GTGGCGGACGGCTTCTCACAGGTTCCGATCATCGACATCGGCGCGTTGGTTGCCGAACGCGGCGACTCGCGCAACGTGGCGACCCAGATCGCGCAGGCGTGTCGCGAGTGCGGGTTCTTTTACATCGTCGGCCACGGTGTCGATGAGGAGCTGCAGCGACGACTGGAGAAACTCAGCCGCAAGTTCTTCGCCCAAGACATCGAGACCAAGATGCAGATCCGTATGGCGTTGGGCGGCCGCGCGTGGCGTGGCTATTTTCCGGTCGGCGACGAGCTGACATCGGGTCAACCCGATCGCAAGGAAGGGATCTACTTCGGCGCCGAATTGGAGGACGATCACCCCCTCGTGCGCGCCGGCACGCCGATGCACGGGCGCAACCTGTTCCCGGACATTCCCCTGCTCCGCGAAACCGTGCTCGCCTACATCGCGGCGATGACGCGGCTCGGCCACTCGCTCATGGCTGGTATCGCGCTCAGTCTCGGTCTGGACGAATGCTACTTCGCCGACCGCTACACTGCCGATCCGCTGATTCTGTTCCGCATCTTCAACTACCCGCCGTTGCGCGCCGACGAGTCCGCCTGGAGCGTCGGCGAGCATAGCGACTACGGCGTGCTGACTATTCTCAAGCAGGACAACGCCGGCGGACTGCAGGTGAAGTCGCAATCGCGCTGGATCGACGCGCCGCCGGTGCCGGGATCGTTGGTGTGCAACATCGGCGATATGCTCGATCGTATGACCGGCGGTCGCTACCGTTCCACGCCGCATCGGGTGCACAACCAATCGGGGCGCGATCGGCTGTCGTTCCCGTTCTTCTTCGATCCCAATTTCAACGTCGAGGTGAAACCGATCGAGCTCGATGGCGCCGTTCCCGACGATAAGGACGAGCGCTGGGACCGCGCCAGCGTCCACGAGTTCCGCGGCACCTACGGCGATTACGTCCTCAGCAAAGTGGCGAAAGTGTTTCCCGAACTGCGGCGCGCGGTGCTGTGA
- a CDS encoding ethanolamine ammonia-lyase subunit EutB, translating into MPFSADGYTFASLAEVMAKANEEKSGDQLAGLAAADAKERVAAKTALADVRLRAFVDEPLLPPEADELSRAFLNELDHSIYQSIADWTVGELREHLLADASDAVIALRPGLLPEMVAAVAKLMSNLDLMLAAKKLPVIVAGRSTLGQSGRLATRIQPNHPRDGVDGVLASTLEGLSFGCGDAVLGINPVDDRIEVVQRLADALQSTRERLEVPTQVSVLAHVTTQMRALEIGAPLDLLFQSVGGTQAANRAFGIDLKLLDEGDAIIRAKSRLTGPARWYFETGQGSELSSAAHAGLDQLTLEARCYGVARRYQPLLVNTVVGFIGPEYLYDARQVIRAGLEDHFMGKLLGVPMGVDVCYTNHMAADQNDLENLAVLLTAAGCNYFMALPMGDDCMLNYQSSSFHDAGALRELLDLRPAPEFEAWLESRGLMEHGRLTARAGDARVLL; encoded by the coding sequence ATGCCCTTCAGCGCGGACGGCTACACGTTCGCCTCGCTCGCGGAGGTGATGGCGAAAGCGAATGAGGAGAAGTCGGGCGATCAGCTCGCCGGCCTCGCCGCCGCCGATGCCAAGGAACGCGTCGCCGCGAAGACCGCGCTCGCCGACGTGCGGCTGCGGGCCTTCGTCGACGAACCGTTGCTGCCGCCGGAAGCGGACGAACTGAGCCGCGCGTTTCTGAACGAACTCGATCACTCCATCTATCAATCAATCGCCGATTGGACGGTTGGCGAGCTGCGGGAGCATCTGCTCGCTGATGCCAGCGACGCGGTGATCGCGCTGCGTCCGGGACTGTTGCCCGAGATGGTCGCGGCGGTGGCAAAATTGATGTCGAACCTCGACCTGATGCTGGCCGCGAAGAAGCTGCCGGTGATCGTCGCCGGGCGCAGCACGCTCGGGCAGAGCGGACGGCTGGCGACGCGCATCCAACCGAATCATCCGCGCGACGGCGTCGACGGCGTGCTCGCGAGTACCCTCGAAGGGCTGAGCTTCGGATGCGGCGACGCGGTGCTCGGTATCAATCCGGTCGACGATCGCATCGAAGTGGTGCAGCGCCTCGCCGACGCGCTGCAATCGACGCGTGAGCGTCTCGAGGTTCCGACGCAGGTCTCCGTGCTCGCGCACGTGACCACGCAGATGCGCGCGCTCGAAATCGGCGCGCCGCTCGATCTGCTGTTTCAATCGGTCGGCGGCACGCAGGCGGCCAATCGCGCCTTCGGCATCGACCTCAAGCTCCTCGACGAAGGCGATGCGATCATTCGCGCCAAGAGTCGGCTCACCGGCCCGGCACGTTGGTACTTCGAGACTGGGCAGGGCTCCGAGCTGTCGAGCGCGGCGCACGCGGGGCTCGATCAGCTCACGCTCGAAGCGCGCTGCTACGGCGTGGCCCGGCGCTATCAGCCGCTGCTCGTCAACACTGTGGTCGGCTTCATCGGCCCCGAGTATCTCTACGACGCTCGCCAAGTGATCCGGGCCGGGCTCGAAGATCACTTCATGGGTAAGCTGCTCGGCGTCCCGATGGGCGTCGACGTTTGCTACACGAATCACATGGCCGCCGATCAGAACGATCTGGAGAATCTCGCCGTGCTGCTGACTGCCGCCGGCTGCAACTACTTCATGGCGCTGCCGATGGGCGATGACTGCATGCTGAACTACCAGAGCTCGTCGTTCCACGACGCCGGCGCGCTGCGCGAGCTGCTCGACTTGCGCCCGGCACCGGAGTTCGAGGCGTGGCTCGAATCACGCGGGCTGATGGAACACGGCCGCCTGACCGCGCGCGCCGGCGATGCGCGGGTGTTGTTGTGA
- the eutC gene encoding ethanolamine ammonia-lyase subunit EutC codes for MTFDLERARRATPARLNVGRAGARPRTATWLQFQRDHAAAQDAVWSEWSPPFLDRLCDLGFVLVTSSAANRLTYIRQPPLGRHLPPAELDRIRAQSPERVAIQLVLSDGLSAHAAEAHFERLYPTLRNHLKRLGTLGVPVAVRNGRVAVADAIGEVAGAQLVVHLIGERPGLGTADSLGCYLTFHPGPSTTDADRKCVSNIRPLGLSPDEAGATIAGICRRILERESSGTDLEL; via the coding sequence GTGACCTTCGATCTCGAGCGCGCCCGCCGCGCAACGCCGGCGCGTCTCAACGTGGGCCGAGCCGGCGCACGGCCGCGCACGGCAACGTGGCTGCAGTTCCAACGCGATCACGCCGCGGCGCAAGATGCTGTGTGGAGCGAGTGGAGTCCGCCCTTTCTCGATCGTCTGTGCGACTTGGGCTTCGTCCTCGTCACGTCGAGCGCGGCGAACCGTCTCACGTACATTCGCCAGCCCCCGCTCGGCCGGCACCTGCCACCAGCAGAACTCGATCGCATCCGCGCGCAAAGTCCCGAGCGCGTCGCCATTCAACTCGTGCTCTCCGACGGCCTGTCGGCGCACGCGGCCGAGGCTCATTTCGAACGGCTATATCCAACCCTGCGCAATCATCTCAAGCGCCTCGGCACGCTCGGTGTGCCGGTGGCAGTGCGCAACGGGCGCGTAGCGGTTGCCGACGCGATCGGCGAGGTGGCCGGCGCGCAATTGGTTGTGCATCTGATCGGCGAGCGTCCGGGGCTCGGCACCGCCGACAGTCTCGGCTGCTACCTCACCTTTCATCCCGGCCCGAGCACCACCGACGCCGACCGCAAATGCGTCTCCAACATTCGCCCACTGGGGTTGAGCCCGGACGAAGCCGGCGCAACCATCGCCGGCATCTGCCGGCGGATTTTGGAGCGTGAGTCGTCGGGGACGGATTTGGAACTGTAG
- a CDS encoding type II toxin-antitoxin system HicA family toxin, translating to MKRRELERFMRDLGWRFLRHGGKHDVWSNGVREEPVPRHVEINEKLAAAILNRARKKG from the coding sequence ATGAAGCGGCGGGAGTTGGAGCGGTTCATGCGAGATCTCGGGTGGAGATTCCTGCGGCATGGAGGCAAGCATGATGTATGGTCCAACGGCGTGCGAGAGGAACCAGTACCGCGCCACGTCGAGATCAACGAGAAGCTCGCGGCCGCGATCCTGAACCGCGCCAGAAAGAAGGGCTGA
- a CDS encoding HAMP domain-containing histidine kinase → MARDWRRVSDDERLSLVLRRMQVGGVCVLAGLLLFAVADWVQSPAHLGMLYLLKSIMAAQVALLLWAMRQPRAQARALELAALSICSLYAIGMIQSTFVIGEVQAAPASFIIISICAAALLPWGATAQAVTVAFGIAMMWINAVVVQGDLAAVLGYLQVAAFIGLAISVYLAAVFERHRLALAQTQADLRHANEVRERFVATMSHELRNAIGAVMGYNDLLLEGVAGPLNEKQAETARRAYECAVEMRDVLTATLDLNRFDARDMRLDLQPVDLNELVAELRGEIVRPPTKPNVQLEWRAAASHPLQTDRLKLKMVLRNLVGNALKFTEQGRVEVDVATDATGAEIVVRDTGAGIPPAALPTLFEPFEQAHGEVSRQHGGAGLGLHIVRQLVDALGGEISAESADGRGTVFRIRLPARP, encoded by the coding sequence GTGGCGCGTGACTGGCGGCGTGTGTCCGACGATGAGCGGCTCAGCCTGGTGCTCCGTCGGATGCAGGTGGGAGGTGTGTGCGTTCTCGCGGGCCTGCTGCTGTTCGCGGTCGCCGACTGGGTACAAAGTCCCGCTCACCTCGGCATGCTGTATCTGCTCAAGAGCATCATGGCGGCGCAAGTGGCACTCTTGCTCTGGGCGATGCGGCAGCCACGGGCGCAGGCACGAGCGCTCGAACTCGCGGCGCTGTCGATTTGCTCGCTCTACGCCATCGGCATGATCCAATCGACGTTCGTGATCGGCGAGGTCCAGGCGGCGCCGGCGAGCTTCATCATCATCAGCATCTGCGCCGCCGCGTTGTTGCCGTGGGGCGCCACGGCGCAGGCGGTGACGGTGGCGTTTGGCATCGCGATGATGTGGATCAACGCGGTGGTGGTGCAGGGCGACCTGGCCGCGGTGTTGGGGTATTTGCAGGTCGCCGCGTTCATCGGGTTGGCGATCTCGGTGTACCTTGCCGCCGTGTTCGAGCGTCATCGGCTGGCATTGGCGCAGACGCAAGCCGATCTCCGGCACGCCAACGAGGTGCGGGAACGATTCGTGGCCACCATGTCGCACGAACTACGCAACGCGATCGGGGCGGTGATGGGCTACAATGATCTGCTCCTCGAGGGCGTCGCCGGGCCGCTCAATGAGAAGCAAGCGGAGACGGCTCGGCGAGCGTACGAGTGCGCGGTGGAGATGCGGGACGTGTTGACGGCGACCCTCGATCTCAACCGGTTCGACGCGCGCGACATGCGATTGGATCTGCAGCCGGTTGACCTGAACGAGTTGGTGGCGGAGTTGCGCGGCGAGATTGTTCGTCCGCCGACCAAGCCCAACGTGCAATTGGAGTGGCGCGCCGCCGCGTCGCACCCGCTGCAGACGGATCGACTCAAGTTGAAGATGGTGCTGCGCAACCTGGTAGGCAACGCGCTCAAGTTTACCGAGCAGGGCCGGGTCGAAGTCGACGTGGCGACGGACGCGACCGGAGCGGAGATCGTCGTGCGCGACACCGGGGCGGGCATTCCGCCGGCGGCGCTGCCGACGCTCTTCGAGCCGTTCGAGCAGGCACATGGCGAGGTCTCACGGCAGCACGGCGGTGCCGGTCTCGGACTTCACATCGTGCGGCAACTGGTCGATGCCCTCGGCGGTGAGATCAGTGCCGAGAGCGCCGATGGCCGCGGTACGGTGTTCCGCATACGCCTGCCCGCGCGACCGTGA
- a CDS encoding GNAT family N-acetyltransferase — MNSLDELRTARLRLTRMQASDVDDLARMHRDPQVMATLGGVRSAAETTQIVERLVAHWAQQGFGYWLVRDLATDRFAGRGGLRHVAVGEREEVEVAYALMPEFWRRGLATELARECVRVGFAELQRADLVCFTLTTNRASQRVMECAGFVYERDVIYADLPHVLYRQTAVAWRARAGS, encoded by the coding sequence ATGAATTCTCTCGACGAACTTCGCACCGCGCGATTGCGGCTGACGCGGATGCAGGCGAGCGACGTGGACGACCTCGCACGCATGCACCGTGATCCGCAGGTGATGGCGACGCTCGGTGGCGTGCGCTCCGCGGCAGAGACAACGCAGATCGTCGAGCGCCTCGTGGCGCACTGGGCGCAGCAGGGGTTCGGCTACTGGCTGGTGCGGGACTTGGCGACCGACCGTTTCGCCGGCCGCGGCGGTTTGCGGCACGTCGCCGTGGGCGAACGCGAAGAGGTCGAAGTGGCCTACGCTTTGATGCCGGAGTTTTGGAGGCGCGGGCTGGCGACCGAACTCGCGCGCGAATGCGTCCGCGTCGGATTCGCCGAGTTGCAGCGCGCGGATCTGGTGTGCTTCACGCTGACGACCAATCGCGCATCGCAGCGGGTCATGGAGTGTGCCGGCTTCGTTTACGAGCGCGACGTGATCTACGCGGACCTGCCGCACGTGTTGTATCGCCAGACCGCTGTAGCCTGGCGCGCGCGAGCGGGGAGTTAG
- a CDS encoding helix-turn-helix transcriptional regulator, producing the protein MRFQGKLCKDGKWWLAEVPVFDAMTQGRTRKEALAMIADWFVTIASRADFSVRIHSTGGDDFEVSSDDSRTMISLLLQRQRQKTGLTLAQAAQRLGAKSRNAYARYEQGVSVPTVEKLDELLRAIAPDRDIVVRQSHAA; encoded by the coding sequence ATGCGATTTCAAGGCAAGCTTTGTAAGGACGGGAAGTGGTGGCTGGCCGAGGTGCCGGTCTTCGATGCGATGACTCAGGGGCGCACACGCAAGGAGGCGCTCGCCATGATTGCGGACTGGTTCGTCACCATCGCCAGTCGCGCGGACTTTTCGGTGCGGATTCACTCGACCGGGGGAGATGACTTCGAGGTCAGTTCGGATGACTCGCGCACGATGATCAGCCTCCTGCTCCAGAGGCAGCGTCAGAAGACGGGGCTTACGCTCGCCCAAGCCGCCCAGCGACTCGGTGCGAAATCCCGCAACGCGTATGCGCGCTACGAACAAGGCGTCTCAGTGCCGACGGTGGAGAAACTCGATGAATTGCTGCGTGCAATTGCGCCGGACCGAGACATTGTAGTTCGTCAGAGCCATGCGGCGTGA
- a CDS encoding SLATT domain-containing protein yields the protein MSTNIVDEMRAEAARIEEDSLYSGKGHFEAARAWGNVHLWLGIPAAVLAAIASASAFKQEVALAGALALTASVLSAISTFLNASERSQLHHQAGVKHNALRNRARIFRELDLKSGVGPSDLLASLKALAQERDDLNLSSPQIPKFAFRRARGGIETGEAAYKVDSAITGAPGGKSGGA from the coding sequence ATGAGCACAAACATTGTGGACGAGATGCGGGCTGAAGCAGCTCGGATCGAAGAGGATTCTCTGTATTCAGGGAAGGGGCACTTCGAGGCCGCTCGTGCTTGGGGAAACGTGCACCTGTGGCTTGGCATCCCGGCGGCAGTGCTAGCGGCAATCGCAAGCGCTTCAGCCTTCAAACAGGAGGTCGCCCTGGCTGGCGCCTTGGCCCTGACCGCCTCGGTCCTGTCGGCGATCTCTACGTTCCTCAATGCGAGCGAGCGATCCCAACTCCATCACCAAGCGGGCGTCAAGCACAACGCACTCCGCAATCGGGCACGGATCTTCCGAGAGCTGGATCTGAAATCCGGAGTCGGGCCATCTGACCTGCTGGCATCGCTCAAGGCTCTCGCCCAAGAGCGCGACGACCTCAACCTATCTAGTCCGCAAATTCCAAAGTTCGCGTTCAGGCGAGCGCGCGGTGGAATCGAAACCGGAGAGGCAGCGTACAAGGTCGACTCTGCAATAACCGGAGCGCCCGGTGGCAAATCGGGCGGCGCCTAA
- a CDS encoding alpha/beta fold hydrolase gives MAQRHTRKRRAAIDKRAQTTRRAAASGAGLHAGYRLSDSALERALLSGEQGNLIESYFGEDSYQELCTLAKQAASKGVRGGPRVLILPGIMGSKLGTRGKLLDDVIWIDPISIGAGRLVDLSLAHGPTKHQPLGVVLFAYLKLKLRLQLNGFDADFHPFDWRQSLDQLGDELSQSLKGEAAGVSLVAHSMGGLVARAALARKAPNVKRLIMLGTPNFGSFAPVQAIRGTYSVVREVAALDRHHDAAQLAELIFNSFPGLYQMLPQPAKYTAVNLTDPSMWPKGGPQPNPALLKDVKRIGNSLAKADERFVLIAGVNQETTTGVKLDGAEFVYEQSLEGDGTVPLALAQLENTKTYFVEESHGSLPNNGAVERAVIDLLRGDATSALPDQWSPTRRGAIRLLRESAFPQPAKRRGGEASASDVRRLLSDLAAPDARDDAGSSAPSGATSSGGVPAVFDQVVVGRRRQHRIDLKLALGGIADVEADAYLLGMFRDVAPSGAARDLDMRLDGAITEFTNRRMFNANVGEIFVVPTGRHLVRADIVVFVGLGPFDHFDDGVQRLAAENAVRTFIQTNVGDFATVLLGAGSGRDTAASLENLLAGIVRGVRDADRQHRMRSLTLCEMDPATYDVIKREVFRLSGTSLFEDVEVTLSEIEMPAPSTPPTSTRRAEPGSDPVYLIVREEKREKTKKGDMSTFRSSILTAGAKASVISESKDTSRRDLDEQIDGITPQTFNLAKLKTLGSTLAQLVLPDKVADVLPTMKDRHLVVVHDSGASQIPWETIVLKDWYPAANAGLSRRYMAENLSIAKWLEQRPDAKKLNILLVVNPTGDLSGAEQEGARLRKLFGSHPAVSLTQRHAEQATKEALLGDFRSGKYDVVHYAGHAFFDPDHPAQSGIRCHQDKVLSGADLAGVGRLPALVFFNACEAGRIRGDAPSKRIQDNVGLAEAFLRGGVANYVGTYWPVGDAAADAFANTFYTELLNGKSIGAALCSGRGAVLKLKSADWADYIHYGSFDFVMRRGAGS, from the coding sequence ATGGCGCAACGCCACACACGCAAGCGACGGGCGGCGATCGACAAGCGCGCGCAGACCACGCGCAGGGCGGCGGCCAGCGGCGCGGGGCTGCACGCGGGATACCGGTTGTCCGATAGCGCGCTCGAACGTGCGTTGCTGAGCGGCGAGCAGGGTAATCTGATCGAGAGCTACTTCGGCGAGGACAGTTACCAGGAACTGTGCACGCTGGCGAAGCAGGCGGCTTCCAAAGGCGTGCGCGGCGGCCCACGCGTCCTGATCTTGCCCGGCATCATGGGGTCGAAGCTCGGCACTCGCGGCAAACTGCTTGACGACGTGATCTGGATTGATCCGATCAGCATCGGCGCCGGCCGCCTCGTCGACCTCTCGCTGGCGCACGGTCCAACCAAACATCAGCCGCTCGGCGTGGTGTTGTTCGCCTACTTGAAGCTCAAACTGCGGCTGCAGCTCAACGGCTTCGATGCCGACTTCCATCCGTTCGATTGGCGTCAGAGTCTCGACCAACTCGGCGACGAACTCAGCCAGTCACTCAAGGGCGAAGCTGCCGGAGTGTCGCTCGTCGCCCACAGCATGGGCGGACTGGTCGCACGCGCCGCGCTCGCGCGCAAGGCGCCCAACGTGAAGCGCCTGATCATGCTTGGCACGCCGAACTTCGGGTCGTTTGCGCCGGTGCAAGCGATTCGCGGCACTTACTCGGTCGTGCGCGAAGTTGCCGCGCTCGATCGGCACCACGACGCCGCGCAGCTCGCCGAGCTGATCTTCAATTCGTTTCCCGGGCTGTACCAGATGCTGCCGCAGCCGGCGAAGTACACGGCCGTTAATCTTACCGATCCGTCGATGTGGCCGAAGGGCGGACCGCAGCCCAATCCGGCGTTGCTCAAAGACGTGAAGCGGATCGGCAACTCGCTGGCCAAGGCTGACGAACGTTTCGTGCTCATCGCCGGCGTTAATCAGGAAACCACCACTGGAGTGAAGCTCGACGGCGCCGAGTTCGTATACGAGCAATCACTCGAAGGCGACGGCACGGTTCCGCTGGCGTTGGCGCAGTTGGAGAACACCAAGACCTACTTCGTCGAAGAGAGTCACGGCAGCTTGCCGAACAACGGCGCGGTCGAGCGCGCGGTGATCGATCTGCTCCGCGGCGACGCCACCTCCGCATTGCCCGACCAATGGTCGCCGACGCGGCGCGGCGCGATCCGTCTGCTGCGTGAGTCTGCATTTCCACAACCGGCAAAGCGGCGCGGCGGCGAAGCGAGCGCGAGCGACGTGCGCCGGCTGCTCAGCGACCTCGCGGCGCCGGATGCGCGCGACGACGCGGGCAGCAGCGCGCCGAGCGGCGCGACCTCGTCCGGCGGCGTGCCAGCAGTGTTCGATCAAGTCGTCGTCGGGCGCCGGCGACAACATCGCATTGATCTCAAGCTGGCACTCGGTGGCATTGCTGACGTCGAAGCCGATGCCTACCTGCTTGGGATGTTCCGTGACGTCGCGCCCAGCGGCGCGGCGCGCGATCTCGACATGCGCCTCGACGGCGCCATCACCGAGTTCACCAACCGCCGCATGTTCAACGCCAACGTCGGTGAGATCTTCGTCGTGCCGACCGGTCGCCACCTGGTGCGCGCCGACATCGTCGTATTTGTCGGCCTCGGTCCGTTCGATCACTTCGACGACGGCGTGCAGCGACTGGCCGCCGAGAATGCGGTGCGTACGTTCATTCAAACCAACGTCGGCGACTTCGCCACCGTGTTGCTCGGCGCCGGGTCCGGCCGCGATACCGCCGCCTCGTTGGAAAATCTTCTCGCCGGAATTGTGCGCGGCGTGCGCGACGCCGATCGCCAACATCGCATGCGCAGCCTCACGCTGTGCGAGATGGACCCAGCCACGTACGACGTGATCAAGCGTGAGGTGTTCCGCCTCTCCGGCACGTCGCTGTTCGAGGATGTCGAGGTGACGCTGAGCGAGATCGAGATGCCCGCGCCGAGCACGCCGCCGACCTCGACGCGGCGCGCGGAACCGGGCAGCGATCCCGTCTATCTGATCGTCCGCGAGGAGAAGCGGGAGAAGACAAAGAAGGGGGACATGAGCACGTTCCGGTCCTCGATCCTGACCGCCGGCGCCAAGGCGAGTGTGATTTCTGAAAGCAAGGACACATCGCGTCGCGATCTCGACGAGCAGATCGACGGCATCACACCGCAGACTTTCAATCTCGCGAAGTTGAAGACGCTCGGCTCGACGCTGGCGCAGCTCGTGTTACCCGACAAAGTCGCCGACGTGCTGCCGACGATGAAGGACCGCCACCTCGTCGTGGTGCACGACTCCGGCGCCTCGCAGATCCCGTGGGAGACGATTGTTCTGAAAGACTGGTACCCGGCGGCCAACGCGGGCCTGAGTCGGCGCTACATGGCCGAGAACCTGTCGATCGCGAAGTGGTTGGAGCAGCGGCCTGACGCAAAGAAGCTCAACATCCTGTTGGTGGTCAATCCCACCGGCGACCTCAGCGGCGCCGAACAGGAAGGCGCGCGCCTGAGAAAACTGTTCGGGTCGCATCCTGCGGTCAGTTTGACGCAGCGACATGCGGAGCAGGCCACGAAGGAGGCCCTGCTCGGCGACTTCCGCTCCGGCAAGTACGACGTGGTCCATTACGCCGGCCACGCGTTCTTCGATCCCGATCATCCGGCGCAGAGTGGTATTCGCTGCCACCAAGACAAGGTCTTGAGCGGCGCCGATCTCGCCGGTGTCGGACGCCTGCCGGCGTTGGTGTTCTTCAACGCATGCGAGGCCGGTCGCATCCGTGGCGACGCCCCCAGCAAACGCATCCAGGACAACGTCGGCTTGGCCGAAGCCTTCCTCCGCGGCGGTGTGGCAAACTATGTCGGCACCTATTGGCCCGTCGGTGACGCCGCCGCCGACGCCTTCGCCAACACGTTCTACACCGAACTACTCAACGGCAAGTCGATCGGCGCCGCACTGTGCAGCGGCCGCGGCGCCGTGCTCAAACTGAAGTCCGCCGATTGGGCCGACTACATTCACTACGGGAGTTTTGACTTTGTGATGCGAAGAGGGGCGGGAAGTTGA
- a CDS encoding GFA family protein — protein MVEGSCLCGGVKFVVDGRLTPLQYCHCRRCRKASGSAFVAAVAARTENFRWLSGADLVTVYVAPIRETPPPYSSAFCRRCGSNLPLFDAERPFIGIPAGVLDTHPEIRPLRHIFVGIKAPWYAIHDGLPQFEAHAPVDQQLPSKKPK, from the coding sequence ATGGTCGAAGGTAGTTGTCTCTGCGGTGGTGTGAAGTTCGTGGTCGATGGACGGCTGACGCCGCTGCAGTACTGTCACTGTAGGCGCTGTCGCAAGGCGTCGGGGTCGGCGTTCGTGGCCGCGGTAGCGGCGAGGACGGAGAACTTTCGCTGGCTGAGCGGTGCTGATCTCGTCACGGTCTACGTCGCGCCGATCCGTGAAACGCCGCCACCGTATAGTAGCGCGTTCTGCCGCCGTTGCGGTTCGAATCTGCCGCTGTTCGATGCCGAGCGCCCGTTCATCGGGATCCCGGCTGGCGTGCTCGATACCCATCCAGAGATTCGGCCGCTGCGCCACATTTTCGTGGGGATCAAGGCGCCGTGGTATGCAATCCACGACGGGCTGCCGCAGTTCGAAGCCCACGCGCCGGTCGATCAACAGTTGCCCAGCAAAAAACCTAAATGA